CTGTTGCAGCATTGAGACGGATTTGTTGGATGCTCTTCTCGAGTTGAGGCAGCGCTTTCAACCTGGACATATCATCATTGAGGCCACGGGAGTGGCAGACCCCGGCGGGATCTTGCAAACCATGAACACAAAAAACGCTTACGGTCGAAGCGTTACGGATTTTCTAAAAATTGCCAACATGGTAACAGTGGTTGACGGAGGTAATCTGAGTCATTATCTGGAATCTCCTGAAAACACAGGGGGAGACAAAAGAAAGCACCTTCACTCAGATGGTACATGTCAGGTCTTACCTTTACAAGAGCTGCTTATGGAGCAGATCGAATGTGCGGATATTTTGCTAATCAACAAGGTGCATGTTTTAGAAGAAAAGGACCGCCATAGGTTTCGTGACTACCTCAAAAGTCTGAACCGATCTGCGGAAATATGGGAGAGCAGTTATGGAGAAGTCGATATCGAAAAACTCATGAACCAGCATCGTTTCAGCGAAGAAACGCTAAGGGGAGCTGCCTGGCGACATGCTATCCTTGATAATCAGAAGGGGCGTAGGACTGCTTGGCAAGCCGTTGAAAAAACCGATAAGCAGAAAAAACGCACGGTCAGCGATTTTCTTTCATCTGGAAATCATTCCTCTGATGGCTTCTCAATGAATTCTACTAGTGATCTCTTCTCCGTTAACCATAATCCCGAGCCAGTGGCACACCGTCACCATAGAGATTACGGACTCGAGACATTTGTTTTTAACGCAAGAATCCAGTTTCAAGAGGCTAGGTTTCTCAAAGCGATGCGAACTGGACTACCAGGTGTTCTTCGGGCCAAGGGCTTTTATTGGACCGACCGTGTGCCCACTCGAGTCGGGCTCCTTTCCATAGCCGGGAAGATGCTTCGAGCTGATTATTTGGCCGAATGGTGGCATACAATGATTGAGCATGGGAAGGTGGATCTTGATGAAGCACCGGAAATTGTCATGAAGTCGTGGCTACCGGTTTTTGGTGACCGAAGACAAGAGCTTGTGTTCATAGGAATTGGTTTGGATCAGCAGCTTATTGAAAATACGTTGAAAGAATGTTTTGTGAGTGAAAAAATTAAGGACATCGGGGTAGGACTTAAAGCCTAGGATATTCTGTTCATTACTTAATTATTCTTTATTATTAACTATCATGCTTAAGCCACAAGAAGTTATCGACAAGTACTATCTTGAAACCCGCTGTATGCTATTGGAGAGTGCAGCCATGCTGGATCGTTATCAGGCTTCAGTGAAGCGCGAAGGGTCCACTGCCTCTGATGAAAGTAAGTTGGAGGTGCTTCGAGAAGCATTTTCCATATTAGCTAGAGACGATCGATCGGATGATCGTACCAAGCAGCTCTTAGAGCTTTTTGCCCGAGTCTAATACCATGCAGATTATTCAACCTCATTATCATGCAATAGCGAGAACTGCTCAAGACTATGAGCGTATGGCAATGTCAGGAGTTGTCTGTGTTGTTGAGCCCGCATTTTGGGCGGGCTTTGATCGGGACTATCCCGAAACTTTCCTGGACTATTTTAAGCAAATCAGTGAGTTTGAACCTACTCGTGCTGCTGAATATGGGATACGGCATTTCTGCTGGGTAGCCGTTAATCCCAAAGAAGCTGAAAATCCTGAACTCACCCAGTCCGTGCTTGAGAAAATTCCTGAGTTCTTGCAAATGCCCACATGCTTAGGTGTTGGTGAAACGGGTCTTCATAAATCTACCCGGAATGAGATTGATTCGCTCCAAGCGCATGTTGAAATGGCCATGAAACAGGATCAGCTTGTTCTTATTCATACCCCGCATCTTTCAGACAAGGCGCACGGTACCAAAACGGTTTTAGAAGTGCTTTCAGGTATGGATGTAAATCCAGAACGTATATGGATTGATCACGCAGAAGAACAAACTGTGGAATCAATACTCGACGCGGGTTACTGGGCAGGTATGACTATTTATCCCATTACCAAGTGCTCTCCCAAACGCGCTGTTGATATTTTAGAGAAGTATGGAAAGGAACGCTTGCTAGTGAACTCATCTGCCGATTGGGGTCCAAGTGATCCGTTCACCCTCCAAGAGAGCATTGTTGAATTTCGTAAGAGAGGTCATTCGCTTCAGGAAGCAATTGATATTTTTCATAACAACCCTTGCGAATTCCTGGGGCAAAATGCGAAGTTTGATCTTAAGCCCATAAAGGTGTTAGAACAATAGTGTTTGAGTTACTGCTCCATGGGATTCAATTCTTGATTGGCGTAAAAGTATCACAATGGGGTTTGATTAATTTGCTAAGACCTCGCCATACATAGGCTAGGAGTAAAAAAAGGACGCTACTCAGGACGATGGTAGGTCCAGTGGGGAGGTCGTGCTGCACTGAAGTCCAAACACCACTCCATGGTGCGACAATCCCACAGACTAGGGCCACAAGAAGAAGGCCACGAAAACTTTTAGCGACGACCTTACCTGCCGCAGCCGGCACAACAATCATGGCGCTAAGCAGCAGGGCTCCCAGCATTTTCATGGAAATAACAACTGTGGCAGCCAAAAGTAGTGTGAACGTGTAGTGCAACCAGGCGTTCGGAATGCCTTGCACATGGGCTAACTCTGGATTCAGGGTCATGATTGTGAGACGTCGCATGTTGACTGTAAGGAAACACACAACTGTCAAAGCTAATAGAGATTGGTAGATGATACTAGTTACGTCATTAGCATAGATGCTACCGAAAAGAATTCCGTTAAGCATTCTGTATTTGCCCAATCCAGCGATAATGAGGACTCCGAGTGCAACACTTCCGGAAAAGGAAAAGGCGATAATGGTATCCGGCCGCAATACGCCGCTACGGCTGAGCCTGGCCATTAATAAACCGAGTAAGGTGGCAAATAGAAAGACCACGACCATTGGGTTCAGATTCCAGCCAAGCTGCTCTTCGAGAAGGAAGCCAAGGGCAACTCCTGTCACTGCGGAATGAGCCAGTGCATCACTGAAAAAGGCCATTCCTCGTAAGGTAACAAACACGCCAAGGAGTGCACAGGTCGGTCCTAAAATCGAGGCTGAAATTAAGGCGTGACGCATGAACTCGTAAGACCATATTTCAGGCCAGCTCATGCTTTCATCCTGGTATTATCTTCGAATGGATGAAAGAAACGAATGCCCTCACCATAAGCCTTGCCAAGTACATGAGAACTGAGAATTTCCTGTGGTTCCCCCAGTCCACAGATAGAACTGTTAAGGCAAGCGACTTGTTTTGCTAGACCAGCTACGAAGTGTAAGTCATGCGAGACAAATACCAGCGTCAGATTGTCAGATTCATGGAGTTGGGAGAGCATGGTCCTCAATTCATCAGAGCCCCGGTTATCGATGCTTGCTGATGGTTCATCCATAACAAGGATCTGAGGACGTTGAAGCAGGGCAGCGGCAATGAGCACTCGTTGTAGTTGGCCGCCGGAAAGTGTTCCTAACAGCTGGTTTTTCACGTCTTGAGTCCCTGTTATTAGAAGGGCTTCGGATATGCTTTTACTAACGCGAGGGGGAACGCCTCCAAGCCAAATGCCAGTCTTAGGATGATTTACAGCGAGAAACTCCAAAACGGTCAGAGGAAAGTGTTTGTCAAATCCTAGTCGTTGCGGGACATAGCCAATCCGTGGACGCTGCCCTGGCCAAAAGATGCGACCTTCACTAGGCAATTCGAGACCAATCAAAAGACGCAGAAGGGTTGTTTTACCTGCTCCGTTTGGCCCGATCACAGCAAGGCGATCGCCATGGCAAATGCTTAAGTCTATCTTATGTAACGCTTGATGCTCTCCATAGCATACACTCGCTCCCTCAATACGCAGAAGTGGCGTAGGGGGAGCACCCTGAATAGCTGCTATATCTTCTCCTTTGCAGACCATTAAGACTCCACGGTGAAGGCCGCTCTCAATGCGACCAGATTAGCGCGCATTAGGCTAATGTAGGCAGTGGCATTACCTTGGCCAACCTCCAGAGTGTTGAGAGTTGAAACCTTAGCTCCAGTTTGTCCTGCGATTTTCTTCAAGAGCTCGGGAGCGTAGGCTTCCTCGCAGAATAGAACACCAATTCGAAGTTCCTTGATCTTGTCGACTAGGGCAGCCAATTGCTTCGGAGAAGGGTCCTTTTCAGGAAATTTCGAGATCGCTCCCACATAATTAAGCTCGTAACGCTCTGCCAGATAGGGGAAAGCTTCATGAAAGGTAACGAGATTCTTATTGGGCAGCGGAGCGAGTGCAGAGGCAAAATCGGCATCAAGCTTCTTAAGCTCGGCAATGTAGGCCTTCGTGTTCGCTTGGTAAATGCTAGCATTAGAGGAATCTGCCTTTTGCAAAGCCTTGGAGATGATTTCGGCTTGTTTGAGAGCAATCACAGGGTCCAGCCACGTGTGTGGATTTTTTCCATCAGCGTGCGAATGGTCATGCCCGTGGTCATGATGTTTGTGATCATGGGCACGGTGGTCACCTGCATCTGTCAGGATTTCTTCTGGGTTATCGAGCAATCGAATACCTTTTGAAGTGTCAACTATGACTAGGTTCTTATTACCCGCTTTCTTTATCAGTTCATCAAGCCAATCTTCTATTCCGGCTCCGTTGATAATAAAGAGGTCTGCTTCCGCTAATTTACGAACAGAACTCGGTGTCAGTTGAAAATCATGTGGACCGGCTTCTTTGTCTAGAAGCTGTTCAACTTGGGCCATGTCGCCGGCGATAGCAGTTGTGTGGGACTGTATGGGTAAAAAGCTTGTGACAACTCGTAGCTTTTTTGACTGAGGCTCCTCAGCGTTAAGCATAGAGCTGGGGAGAGCTGGTAAGATGCAGAGCATAACAGTCAGCAAGGTTGGTAAAATGGCTAGGATTTTTATAGGTTTAGTCTTATTCATAATGCTTGATCATAGTATTCATTGATGTGTCTCATTTGTCGTTTCTTACGATGGTGCGGATGGAGACAATTCCCTCAGTAGTTCCGATGCTCAGGTAGGTGGAATCCGGCGAAAATTTAATATCAGTTATTGATGATTGCAAGAGTATTAACTGAGCAGGAGAGGTTTGATTTTTTGGAAGCCAGAGAAGTAGAACTCCTTCATCGTCGCCGGATGCCAAAATAGTTTGGCCGGGTGCAAAGTGCAATGCGCATACCTTTCCCTCATGCCCCAATAATTCGATAGGGGTGGCCCCATCGGGACCTTTGTTTCCTGTGCAAGGCCAGACAGTAACCGAGTTTCCACCTGCAGTTGCAAGCCATTCGCTTCTATCTTCCCATGTTAGGGCGCGGACCTTACCTTGATACCCCTGAATGTGGAGCGGTATTTGCTTGGGAACGTCGTAGATGTGCACGCTCGGAAGTTGGTCACCTGTCACAACCCAACGGCCGTCGGGACTCCAAAGCACTTTCAAGCTAGCTCCACCCCATTCAAATTTTCCAAACGGTTTTTTTTCTCCAATCCGCCACATATTGGCCCCGCCATCGCACACAGTGGCAATTTCATCGCGACGAATGGGGTTCCAGGCTAGGTCGCAAATGGTGCTTCTGTGCGAATTGAAGCTCTGAGTAATCTCTCCTGATTGTGGGTCAAAAATCAGTAGTGTCCGGTCCACTCCCACAGCTAGCAAGCTGCCATCGCAGTTCCATGCGAGAGTTTCAATCCAGCCTTTTCCGGCTAGAAATTCTATGATTGGCTTCGTGAATGGTAATGTTTCCCCGTAAATTCGAATCATACCATCCTGTCCGCAGGTGGCGAGTAAGTTACGCTTGGGATGCCACGCGAGAGAGGCGTTGTCAGAGCCGTGACCCTTCAGACTACATTTTGAGCCTTCTGCGACATCCAGCACAATAATCGATCCTTCAGAGGGCATAGCGGCAAGCAGGTTTCCGGTTGGACTCCAGCGAATGGCCAATGTGTGTTCTTCGAGTTCGATTCTTGCAAACTCAATAAGTCGATTAGCTGACTTATCGGAAGAATGGCTCTGCGTCATTTCAGGCATTTGGAGAATTCACTGTTGAGTTCTTCTCGATCTAGGTTGCGCCCTATAAAAACAAGGATGTTCTGGCGCTTGCGATCACCCCAGGGCCCGCCATCTTGAGCGTCCAGAATCATGTGCACCCCTTGGAAAATAACGCGATGGGGGTCGCCGCTAACGGCAAAGACACCTTTCATGCGAAAGATATCGGTTCCCCGTTCACTTAGGAGACGACTTAGCCATTTTTGAAGCAGGGCTTCGTCACATTCCCCCTCAATTTCGATACCAACACTGCTAACCGTTTCATCATGTTCGTGATCAGGCTTGTAGGCCTTGGCAGTTTCGGGAGAAACTGGCGTCCCTTCTACCATGATATGCATGTCAAGCTCCTCTGGGTAATGTTCAGTAAAAAAGGCATAGTAGCCCGCACCTTGTAGATCCAGAGGCCAGTGCATCTCTCCATCGTTCAGGACCAATTCATGCAGGGTAGAAGAGGAAAGCTTTACTCCAGATTTACAATCTATGACGTCCTGACTAGAAAAAAGCCTAACGGCGGTTTCCCTGGCTTGAGCCATTTCTTCTTCTGATGCCGTTTCAACTGGAACAATGGCTAGCTTCATGGATGGATCAGGATTCTGTTTTGCCACTATTTCCAACGGCTTCTTAGGAAGGGATAGAATTCCACCCCATTCAAAAGGGTACTCAGGCTCCAGAAAGCGGGGGTCAACACCAATGGCATGATCCAAATTAAAGCCTCCTACGTTAAGGATTTTATCCATTTCAACCTTTGAGTTTGTGGTCCGGTAAATCTTCGCCATGCCATTCATGGCCTTGATACGCGCTTCTAATCGATCCAGGTCCGCTGGCATTACAAGGTCCGATTTATTTAGGATGATAACATCAGCAAAAGCGATTTGCTCTTTTGCTTCGTCGGAGGAATCGAGATGTAGATCGATGTGATGGGCATCTACTAGCGTGATAACAGCATTGATTTCTAGTTGCTCGTTTATCTCGTCATCTACAAAAAAAGTTTGCACCACTGGACCAGGGTCAGCCAAGCCCGTGGTCTCAATCAGAATATGATCGAATTTGTCCTGACGCTTCATCAACCTTGCCAGAATTCTTATAAGATCGCCTCTTACGGTGCAACAAATACATCCATTATTCATTTCGAAGATTTCCTCTTCGGAGTTGATGACTAGTTCATGGTCGATTCCCACCTCGCCAAATTCATTTTCTATCACTGCGATTCTCATACCATGTTGTTCGGTCAGTACCCGGTTTAAGAGTGTCGTCTTGCCTGCCCCGAGGAAGCCGGTGAGTACTGTGACAGGGAGTTTTCTTAATGTGTTTTTCATAGCTTATTACTCAGGAATTTTACTCGAGACCTATAGTCTAGCATAGCGCAGGGGTTGGAATGGATTGCTTAATCGGTGTTACGATAATCGCGGTAGCTTTTACTCTGCAGGTCATGTGAGATGCGGTTCTATATTGATAATTAGTTATCGATGGTGAAGATAAAGTCAATTTAAATGAAAGTCGTTCTCACTAATCAACGGCACTGGTTTTCTTGCATACGATAGGTTTTATGGACTTTGCGCGGACCAAACTTATAGCCGAATGCTTCATTTGGGAACGTGGCATGATGTGACAACAGCGATAGCGTCATGCGTGTGGATGCTCTCTTCATTACGCACCTCAATCCGGAATTCAGAAATCCGAGAATCTTCCCGTAACAAGAGGACTGTGCGACGCGCTACATCCTCCACAAAGGCGGGCTGCTCATAGGCTTCCATAGTGACATGGCGTTCATCAGGTCGTTTGAGTAGGGGATAAATGGCTGCGCTGCCAGCATGCTGGAGCTTTTCAAAGATCTCTTCGGGTGGAACAATGTGGTTGTTGTGTTGCCATTTGATCATCACTGTGATCCATCCGCGTTGGCTGTGAGCCCCGTAGTCACTGATTTCACGGCTGCATGGGCAGAGTGTGGTGACAGGAACACATAGGGTATAGCCGCTGTTACTGCTATGCTCATTTTGAGATGCATGCCAAGTGGTTTGGATTCCCAGCCATGCTGGATGCTGGGTCTTAGGTGCAGGGCGGTTGACAAACCAAGTGAAGGCACAGCTCATGGAGGCGCTGGTAGCTTTCTGTTGGTAACGCATATCCTCTAGAAAGCTCTGTAAGGAGGCTGGGCTTAGGGGTTCTTCCCATTGATGTAGAGATTGAATGAGGCGACTCATGTGGACACCTCGATTCTGAGCAGCAAGAGAAACAGTGAGGTCAAAGAGACCCTCTACCTCCCGCTGCCTGCCGGTGTTGGTCTCCCATCCATCAATCATAATAGGGTAGCGCACCCGGCTAATTCCCACTTCTTGCAGTGGGATGCCGCGGCTGTCTTCGCCTGACTGTGGATCTGTCTGAGCGCTTGTCTCATTGAACGGGGTTGACAATGTCACTTCGGTCATGTCTTCAACTTTCTCGATTAACTTAGCGCATGGCGCTAGGCAAAGATAAATTTTGGTATTTCAAGTTCACTATTTTAATCCTGCAGTTCTTTTGGTTAAGGGCAAGACTAATGAAAGTAACTTTCAATAAAATAATGAAGCCATGAGTAGTGATCTCTTGGCAGTAACTAAAGCGACGAGACAGGCTTATCCGAAAGTGATCTGGTATACTTTTGGGGATTGGATGTGCCAGCACGCAAGGCTTTTGCCGTTTCAACCATATTGATGAGTGATGGCTTTACCTCTGTCCATTGTCGAGTCTTCAGCCCACAATCTGGATTTACCCAGAGGTTCTGACGCGGGAGTAATGACTCTGCTTTAGATATGAGATGAGTCATTTCCTCGGCCGGTGGTACCCGTGGGGAGTGGATGTCATAAACACCGGGTCCTATCTCGTTGGGATATTTGAAGTCTACGAAGGCATCGAGTAGTTCCATGTTGGAGCGCGAGGTTTCAATAGTGATGACGTCTGCATCCATAGCAGCTATGGATTTAATAATGTCATTGAACTCTGAGTAGCACATGTGTGTGTGGATCTGAGTGTCATCCTTGACTCCGCACGCGCTTAGACGAAATGCCTTCACTGCCCATTCGAGGTAGTCATCCCACTCACAGCGACGTAAAGGTAAACCTTCACGGAATGCAGGCTCGTCAATTTGGATTGCAGCAATCCCGGCAGCTTCGAGATCCATTACTTCATCTCGTATCGCAAGGGCAATCTGATGTGTGGTGACGGAGCGTGGCTGGTCATCCCGCACGAAACTCCATTGAAGGAGGGTCACTGGACCTGTGAGCATGCCTTTCATAGGGCGCTTCGTTAGTGACTGAGCATACTCGGACCAGTAAACGGTCATGGGTTCAGGGCGGCTGACATCACCGAAGATGATAGGTGGTTTGACATAGCGACTTCCGTAGCTCTGCACCCAACCGTTACTTGTGAATGCAAAGCCTTCAAGGTTTTCGCCAAAGTATTCCACCATATCATTGCGTTCGAATTCACCATGAACAGGCATATCGATCCCGATTTTGTCTTGAAAGGCGATACACTTGGCAGTTTCTTTCTTTAGGAATTTGTCATATTCCGTATGACTGATGGATGCCTTTTTCCAATGAGCTCGTGCCTGGCGTACTGCTTTGGTTTGTGGGAATGATCCAATAGTTGTGGTGGGGAACTCGGGCAATTGGAGCTTTTCTCGCTGCTTGGGTTGGCGTTCGGAGAATGGGGAGGCGCGATGGAAGTCGCTAGGCCTAATAGCTGCGAGACGAGTTTTTACAGCATCATTGTGGATACGCTTGTTAGATTTTCGATCTTCGGATGCAGCGCGGTTCGTTATCAAATACCCCAGACTACAAGTTCCATCTAAAAGCTGCCGGAGTTCTACCACTTCGGTTAGTTTCTCATCGGCAAAGGCTAGCCAACTTTTTAATTTCTCATCGAGTTTAGGCTCATTCTTTAAAGTAACGGGTGAATGTAACAACGAGCAACTTGGAGCAACCCAAAGCCGATCTTGACCAACCTTAGCCTTGGCCCTCTCTAGAACCTTGAGTGAGACGTCGTAATCGTTTTTCCAAATGTTACGGCCTTCGACGACTCCAGCGGAGAGAATTTTGTCTTCCGGGAAATTAGCGAGGACAGTATCAATGTCCTCTATGCCTCTAACAAAATCAAAATGCAAGGCATCAACCGGCAGGGAGAGATAGGTGTTCAGATTGTCTCGGACTCCGCCGAAATACGTGCTAACGAGCAGCTTGGCAGAGTCTTTAAAAGTCGAAAGGCTTTCATAAGCCACCTTAAACGCATTCACCTGTGGATCACTAAGGTCAGTTGAAAAAATCGGTTCGTCGAGCTGTATCCATTCCGCCCCTTTATCCAAGAGTTTGGTGATAATCTCTCTATAAACGGCAACAAGGTTATCTAGCAATGTATACGGATCAAAATCTGGGTTTCTAGAGTCTTGAACTTTACCTAAGGAGAGGTAAGTTACCGGGCCAACCAGCACTGGCTTTGGATGAATGCCCAGAACCCTTGCTTCTGAGAATTCATCAAAGATCTTAGTGCTACTCAGAGAGAACCTTGTGTCTTTATTGAATTCGGGCACTATGAAGTGATAATTCGTGTCGAACCATTTTGTCATCTCGCTGGCAAAGGTTGAAACTTTACCTGTCTGACAGTCTTTTTCTTCCTCTAACGAAGCCGCTCCTCTCTGTGTGCCACGGGCTATGGTGAAGGTTGTATCAATGTTGCTTTGATCGCCTTTCGCTTGGAAGCGTGGAGGTATATTACCGAGTAGACAACTCATATCTAACATCTGATCATAGAAGGAAAAATCGTTCACTGGAATAAGATCAATCCCTGCTGCCTGCTGCTTCTTCCAGTTGGTTTCGCGTATTTTTTTGCCCGTAGCAAGTAGTTCGGATAGAGGTAGGGTACCTTTCCAGTAGGCTTCCGTAGCTTTTTTTAATTCCCGTTTCTCACCAATGCGAGGATATCCCAATGAGTGTGTTTTAATTTGCTGATGCTTGATTAATGTCATAGATCTAACAATAATGAATCTTATCAATGAATAAAAATGGTATTAATTCATGAAACAATGAGTTTGGTTCATTGAATGTAAAATGACTCACCTAGAACGTATTCACCTCGAAATCATTCTTGCGGTTGATCAGCACGGCAGTATGACCGCAGCTGCAGATGCATTACATCTGACTCAGTCAGCGCTTAGTCATAGTATGCGAAAATTGGAGAATCAACTGGAGGTGAAGCTTTGGCATCGAGAGGGGCGCCAACTCAAGCCTACACAAGCGGGAGCCCATCTCTTGGCTACTGCGAATCGACTAGTTCCTCAGCTTATACATGCTGAGAATCGTCTCAGACAGTTCTCCCGTGGTGAACGGGGAACATTGAGAATCGGTATGGAATGTCACCCTTGTTACCAGTGGCTGCAAAAAATCACTACA
The DNA window shown above is from Verrucomicrobiota bacterium and carries:
- a CDS encoding GTP-binding protein; amino-acid sequence: MSFLMWNPDVADKSTTQTPVTVISGFLGAGKTTLLNRILASTSQKIAVIVNDLGEINIDASLIKNAVNEQDGVITKMLELQGGCICCSIETDLLDALLELRQRFQPGHIIIEATGVADPGGILQTMNTKNAYGRSVTDFLKIANMVTVVDGGNLSHYLESPENTGGDKRKHLHSDGTCQVLPLQELLMEQIECADILLINKVHVLEEKDRHRFRDYLKSLNRSAEIWESSYGEVDIEKLMNQHRFSEETLRGAAWRHAILDNQKGRRTAWQAVEKTDKQKKRTVSDFLSSGNHSSDGFSMNSTSDLFSVNHNPEPVAHRHHRDYGLETFVFNARIQFQEARFLKAMRTGLPGVLRAKGFYWTDRVPTRVGLLSIAGKMLRADYLAEWWHTMIEHGKVDLDEAPEIVMKSWLPVFGDRRQELVFIGIGLDQQLIENTLKECFVSEKIKDIGVGLKA
- a CDS encoding TatD family hydrolase, whose amino-acid sequence is MQIIQPHYHAIARTAQDYERMAMSGVVCVVEPAFWAGFDRDYPETFLDYFKQISEFEPTRAAEYGIRHFCWVAVNPKEAENPELTQSVLEKIPEFLQMPTCLGVGETGLHKSTRNEIDSLQAHVEMAMKQDQLVLIHTPHLSDKAHGTKTVLEVLSGMDVNPERIWIDHAEEQTVESILDAGYWAGMTIYPITKCSPKRAVDILEKYGKERLLVNSSADWGPSDPFTLQESIVEFRKRGHSLQEAIDIFHNNPCEFLGQNAKFDLKPIKVLEQ
- a CDS encoding metal ABC transporter permease; the protein is MSWPEIWSYEFMRHALISASILGPTCALLGVFVTLRGMAFFSDALAHSAVTGVALGFLLEEQLGWNLNPMVVVFLFATLLGLLMARLSRSGVLRPDTIIAFSFSGSVALGVLIIAGLGKYRMLNGILFGSIYANDVTSIIYQSLLALTVVCFLTVNMRRLTIMTLNPELAHVQGIPNAWLHYTFTLLLAATVVISMKMLGALLLSAMIVVPAAAGKVVAKSFRGLLLVALVCGIVAPWSGVWTSVQHDLPTGPTIVLSSVLFLLLAYVWRGLSKLIKPHCDTFTPIKN
- a CDS encoding metal ABC transporter ATP-binding protein, which translates into the protein MVCKGEDIAAIQGAPPTPLLRIEGASVCYGEHQALHKIDLSICHGDRLAVIGPNGAGKTTLLRLLIGLELPSEGRIFWPGQRPRIGYVPQRLGFDKHFPLTVLEFLAVNHPKTGIWLGGVPPRVSKSISEALLITGTQDVKNQLLGTLSGGQLQRVLIAAALLQRPQILVMDEPSASIDNRGSDELRTMLSQLHESDNLTLVFVSHDLHFVAGLAKQVACLNSSICGLGEPQEILSSHVLGKAYGEGIRFFHPFEDNTRMKA
- a CDS encoding zinc ABC transporter substrate-binding protein, producing MNKTKPIKILAILPTLLTVMLCILPALPSSMLNAEEPQSKKLRVVTSFLPIQSHTTAIAGDMAQVEQLLDKEAGPHDFQLTPSSVRKLAEADLFIINGAGIEDWLDELIKKAGNKNLVIVDTSKGIRLLDNPEEILTDAGDHRAHDHKHHDHGHDHSHADGKNPHTWLDPVIALKQAEIISKALQKADSSNASIYQANTKAYIAELKKLDADFASALAPLPNKNLVTFHEAFPYLAERYELNYVGAISKFPEKDPSPKQLAALVDKIKELRIGVLFCEEAYAPELLKKIAGQTGAKVSTLNTLEVGQGNATAYISLMRANLVALRAAFTVES
- a CDS encoding GTP-binding protein, which encodes MKNTLRKLPVTVLTGFLGAGKTTLLNRVLTEQHGMRIAVIENEFGEVGIDHELVINSEEEIFEMNNGCICCTVRGDLIRILARLMKRQDKFDHILIETTGLADPGPVVQTFFVDDEINEQLEINAVITLVDAHHIDLHLDSSDEAKEQIAFADVIILNKSDLVMPADLDRLEARIKAMNGMAKIYRTTNSKVEMDKILNVGGFNLDHAIGVDPRFLEPEYPFEWGGILSLPKKPLEIVAKQNPDPSMKLAIVPVETASEEEMAQARETAVRLFSSQDVIDCKSGVKLSSSTLHELVLNDGEMHWPLDLQGAGYYAFFTEHYPEELDMHIMVEGTPVSPETAKAYKPDHEHDETVSSVGIEIEGECDEALLQKWLSRLLSERGTDIFRMKGVFAVSGDPHRVIFQGVHMILDAQDGGPWGDRKRQNILVFIGRNLDREELNSEFSKCLK
- the folE2 gene encoding GTP cyclohydrolase FolE2, which gives rise to MTEVTLSTPFNETSAQTDPQSGEDSRGIPLQEVGISRVRYPIMIDGWETNTGRQREVEGLFDLTVSLAAQNRGVHMSRLIQSLHQWEEPLSPASLQSFLEDMRYQQKATSASMSCAFTWFVNRPAPKTQHPAWLGIQTTWHASQNEHSSNSGYTLCVPVTTLCPCSREISDYGAHSQRGWITVMIKWQHNNHIVPPEEIFEKLQHAGSAAIYPLLKRPDERHVTMEAYEQPAFVEDVARRTVLLLREDSRISEFRIEVRNEESIHTHDAIAVVTSCHVPK
- the metE gene encoding 5-methyltetrahydropteroyltriglutamate--homocysteine S-methyltransferase, with the protein product MTLIKHQQIKTHSLGYPRIGEKRELKKATEAYWKGTLPLSELLATGKKIRETNWKKQQAAGIDLIPVNDFSFYDQMLDMSCLLGNIPPRFQAKGDQSNIDTTFTIARGTQRGAASLEEEKDCQTGKVSTFASEMTKWFDTNYHFIVPEFNKDTRFSLSSTKIFDEFSEARVLGIHPKPVLVGPVTYLSLGKVQDSRNPDFDPYTLLDNLVAVYREIITKLLDKGAEWIQLDEPIFSTDLSDPQVNAFKVAYESLSTFKDSAKLLVSTYFGGVRDNLNTYLSLPVDALHFDFVRGIEDIDTVLANFPEDKILSAGVVEGRNIWKNDYDVSLKVLERAKAKVGQDRLWVAPSCSLLHSPVTLKNEPKLDEKLKSWLAFADEKLTEVVELRQLLDGTCSLGYLITNRAASEDRKSNKRIHNDAVKTRLAAIRPSDFHRASPFSERQPKQREKLQLPEFPTTTIGSFPQTKAVRQARAHWKKASISHTEYDKFLKKETAKCIAFQDKIGIDMPVHGEFERNDMVEYFGENLEGFAFTSNGWVQSYGSRYVKPPIIFGDVSRPEPMTVYWSEYAQSLTKRPMKGMLTGPVTLLQWSFVRDDQPRSVTTHQIALAIRDEVMDLEAAGIAAIQIDEPAFREGLPLRRCEWDDYLEWAVKAFRLSACGVKDDTQIHTHMCYSEFNDIIKSIAAMDADVITIETSRSNMELLDAFVDFKYPNEIGPGVYDIHSPRVPPAEEMTHLISKAESLLPRQNLWVNPDCGLKTRQWTEVKPSLINMVETAKALRAGTSNPQKYTRSLSDKPVSSL